The window GGCGACCCCGGACGCGGCCACCGCCACGAGCGACTGGAACGCCACGCGACACCGGGGCCGAAGAACTCGCTCCAGCACTGGCGCGAGGCCAAATCCATCCCCACCATCGTCGTCAACTACCTCCTCGTCCTCGTGGCGCGGCTGGCGCCCGCGCTCCCGGTGAAGGCGTGGGCGCTCCGGCGCCTCGGCGTCACCGTCGGTTCGGGCGTCTCGTGGGGGCTCGAAGCGACGCCGGACGTGTTCTGGCCGGAGCACATCACCCTCGAGGACCACGTCATCGTCGGCTACGACGCGACCCTGCTCTGTCACGAGTTCCTGCAGGACGAGTACCGGACCGGCGAGGTCGTGCTCCGCGAACGCGCGATGCTCGGCGCGGGCGCCACCGTGCTCCCGGGCGTCGAAATCGGCGAGGGCGCCCAGGTCGCGGCCAACTCGCTGGTCGCCGAGGACGTTCCCGCCGGCGAGACGTGGGCC of the Haloglomus salinum genome contains:
- a CDS encoding acyltransferase codes for the protein MDAGERSGDGDPGRGHRHERLERHATPGPKNSLQHWREAKSIPTIVVNYLLVLVARLAPALPVKAWALRRLGVTVGSGVSWGLEATPDVFWPEHITLEDHVIVGYDATLLCHEFLQDEYRTGEVVLRERAMLGAGATVLPGVEIGEGAQVAANSLVAEDVPAGETWAGVPAERVDADGTASE